ATTGCAACGGCCAGTTTCAATTCGAGAGGAACAGGATCAGGTACCGTCACCTGTCCCTCTACATAAACATTCGCCCGTAGAATGACTGGACCAAGACGACTCGGTTCCCACGATGCAAATTCAGCATAAAAACCGATCAGCTCATTACTTGTCAGAATTGCCATCGGTATTCACCGGCGTCTCATCATCTGCAACAGGGTCATCTTCCAGCTTGTATCCCAATGGTTCGTACACTACTTCAAATGCTTTCCGCGTCACTTTAATTTTTTTCTTCTCCTTGCCACCAGTGATTGTCAGCATATCATTTGGTTTTTTCATGAACGATTGCTCCTTTCAATAATTAAGGTGTAGGTACAAATCCGGTAGGACGCAGGACAGCAAATGCCCCTTCTTTGATTACAAGGAACGCAACTTGGAACGTAGCTTTCAATGCAACCATGTCTTGCTCAGCAAGAGAAAGAGGCTTCCCATCTGCTCCAGTAATGGAGTGAAGAGTCGCCTCACGTAAGATTTCATACTCGATATTTTTCAGAATGCCTGTCTTGGCCTTTTTGAAGTCACCAGCAATCAGGTCAGCTTTTGTTTTGTCCCAAGCACCGTTTCTGCAGTACTCAATCGGCAGCGAATACAGTGAATCCTCAGCTACTCCTTCACGTACAGAAGAAAGGTAAAGAGGATCACCTTGGC
The window above is part of the Brevibacillus brevis NBRC 100599 genome. Proteins encoded here:
- a CDS encoding DNA-packaging protein; the protein is MAILTSNELIGFYAEFASWEPSRLGPVILRANVYVEGQVTVPDPVPLELKLAVAMVVKDMAQDRRLSSTKQGDYQETFSYVSNDPKVEGILNKYRKNRGQKLWMI